The Nitrospinota bacterium genome window below encodes:
- a CDS encoding DnaJ domain-containing protein translates to MRQKQFKDYYVILNLPRNASSAQIKRAYRELALVHHPDHAGTGGAEKFILIKEAYDVFSNKDKKEEYDRELALRDRRKTGVLPGGPAHHDLSFVKERIKKRAPLNDFTPMPPPKVTLEKNQCPACSGHGLLRDKYGLLRNCGLCKGTGRKKK, encoded by the coding sequence ATGAGACAAAAGCAGTTCAAGGACTATTACGTCATCCTAAACCTCCCCCGTAATGCTTCCTCGGCGCAGATAAAACGGGCATACCGGGAACTGGCGCTCGTCCACCATCCCGACCACGCCGGCACAGGCGGGGCGGAAAAGTTCATTTTGATAAAAGAAGCCTACGACGTTTTTTCCAACAAGGACAAAAAGGAAGAATACGACCGGGAACTTGCGCTGCGTGACAGGAGGAAAACAGGAGTCTTGCCCGGCGGGCCTGCCCACCACGATCTTTCTTTCGTCAAGGAGCGGATCAAAAAGAGAGCGCCGTTAAACGATTTCACCCCTATGCCACCGCCGAAGGTGACCCTTGAGAAAAACCAGTGCCCTGCCTGCTCGGGCCACGGACTCCTGCGCGACAAATACGGCCTTTTGCGCAATTGCGGACTCTGCAAAGGGACGGGAAGGAAAAAGAAGTAG